Below is a genomic region from Planctomycetota bacterium.
CCGCTGTCGGGAGTCTTGGGCGTCTCGGGCGCTGGTGCTCCGCCGGATTCGCTCGGCGGCGCCGCAGGCGTCTCGGCCGGCGCTGGGGGCGTCTTGGCCGGGGGCGCCGCAGGCGTTTCGCCTGGGCCCGTGCCGGGTTCGGCGGGCGCCTCGGCGGGCGCCGGCTCTTCGGCGGACCACAATGCCGACTGCTGGTAACGCACCACCAGGGCCGTCACGATCGC
It encodes:
- the secG gene encoding preprotein translocase subunit SecG, encoding MILVLLVLIQRGRGGGLAGAFGGPGGHSAFGTKTADVFIKVTAVMGAIFFVLAIVTALVVRYQQSALWSAEEPAPAEAPAEPGTGPGETPAAPPAKTPPAPAETPAAPPSESGGAPAPETPKTPDSGAHDAGSP